In Vibrio gangliei, a single window of DNA contains:
- the emrD gene encoding multidrug efflux MFS transporter EmrD has product MSAPFSFAKLTFLIAILAAVGQMTQTMYVPSMGYMAQEFHVSAAAMQAVMACYLIPYGLSQFIYGPLSDRLGRRPIILAGLAVYIIGSLVALFSHNFSLFLVGSFIQGMGIGCGGAMARTLSRDCFSGPQLHKVNSLISMCLMFSPLMAPLLGGFLTEIFHWRSSYLFLALFSIGVTIIMFTHMTETLPKASRRYDSVATSYRYVLGNRQFQGYLLCLVATFAGVALFEAAAGVLLGGKLKLPATTVSLLFIVPIPGYLLGAAMSSWIASRHSEKRALNFGLVAIAIGALVIFIPGVFGYTNAVSLVGGATIYFLGAGVLFPAATTGAISPFPYHAGTAGALLGGIQNFGAGLATLIAAMIPAQNQMPLGALMLAMALLAVLGLYRVNKTPISPDALGAAH; this is encoded by the coding sequence ATGTCTGCGCCTTTTAGTTTCGCCAAACTTACCTTCTTGATTGCTATCTTGGCAGCCGTGGGTCAAATGACGCAAACCATGTACGTCCCATCAATGGGTTACATGGCGCAAGAGTTCCATGTTTCAGCGGCCGCAATGCAGGCCGTCATGGCGTGTTATTTGATCCCTTATGGATTATCACAATTTATTTATGGGCCTTTATCGGATCGTCTTGGTCGTCGCCCAATTATTTTGGCCGGCCTTGCGGTGTACATTATCGGCTCTTTAGTGGCGCTATTTTCTCATAACTTCAGCTTATTCTTAGTGGGTAGTTTTATCCAAGGTATGGGGATTGGCTGTGGTGGTGCGATGGCGCGTACGTTAAGCCGTGACTGCTTTTCAGGCCCTCAGCTGCATAAAGTCAACAGCCTGATCAGCATGTGCTTAATGTTTTCACCGTTGATGGCTCCCTTATTAGGCGGCTTTTTAACTGAAATCTTTCACTGGCGTAGCAGTTACTTATTCTTGGCACTGTTTAGCATTGGTGTGACCATTATTATGTTCACTCACATGACGGAAACACTGCCAAAAGCATCACGTCGTTACGATTCTGTCGCCACCAGCTACCGTTATGTACTGGGTAATCGCCAATTCCAAGGGTACTTATTGTGCTTAGTGGCGACCTTTGCGGGTGTTGCACTATTTGAAGCGGCGGCGGGAGTATTACTAGGCGGTAAACTAAAACTGCCAGCAACTACGGTGAGCTTGCTGTTTATTGTGCCGATCCCGGGCTATTTATTAGGGGCAGCGATGTCGAGCTGGATTGCGTCTCGTCACTCTGAAAAGCGCGCCCTGAATTTTGGCCTAGTGGCGATTGCGATCGGCGCACTAGTCATTTTCATTCCTGGCGTATTTGGCTATACCAATGCGGTGAGCCTTGTGGGTGGCGCAACCATTTATTTCTTAGGCGCTGGCGTGCTATTCCCAGCGGCAACAACCGGAGCGATTTCGCCATTCCCATACCACGCAGGGACAGCGGGAGCACTATTGGGTGGTATTCAAAACTTTGGCGCAGGACTAGCGACACTGATTGCCGCGATGATCCCAGCACAAAACCAAATGCCACTTGGCGCACTGATGCTCGCGATGGCGTTGTTGGCGGTGTTAGGCTTGTATCGTGTTAACAAAACACCTATCTCGCCAGATGCCTTGGGTGCCGCTCACTAA
- the mrcB gene encoding penicillin-binding protein 1B has protein sequence MNTPKKPTTTRRKPSANSGRKAGPARGRKTPTKKTAKQTSWLKKLWGIGWKLGIVFIALMVAAGFYLNGIVTERFAGQLFKLPTVVYARVMNLEPGSSQTITQVRQELDVLNYRKVANPIREGEYSASSTKIELIRRPFTFENGPEPARHVMLYFDNSGLQRIQSLDSKADLGFLRIEPKMLGMLEAQKQETRLFLKLDQFPPEMVEALISTEDRHFYEHGGVSPVAIARAFLVNLKAGRAVQGGSTLTQQLAKNLFLSSEKTLWRKFKEAYIAIILDYRFSKDRILEAYLNEVYLGQNGGEAIHGFALASRYYFGQPIQELRIDQLAMLVGMVKGPSYYNPIRHPERTKDRRDLVLELMMQQNILTASQFGEAASRELDLQKNPHLGKRQPAYFEQLQRELKDKVGDKFKSDTGLRLFTTLDPVSQAYLEQAVNKTLPQLEQRSGKGLQTAVVAVDRHTGEIRAMIGGRDSGFDGFNRALSASRQIGSLVKPSVYLTALEQPEKYNLGTTIQDKPITLKNEQGQTWSPQNYDRKFRGEVPLYQAMAKSLNVPTVNLGMQLGIPAVMETLTKLGIDKQEIRPVPSMFLGSFSLTPYQVSQMFQTITNSGKRAPLTALRTVMDVDGNVLYESIPRASQQVPQQAAWLTTYIMKKVVTEGTSRSLQGKYGWATLAAKTGTSNDSRDSWFVGVDGREVVTIWTGRDDNKPTKLTGASGSLQTYANYLAQRAPERLTLPWPREISTAKFDQTQAGGYVEDFCGGDIELPQWDPKGLLKQKDCSNNPVGWFKSLFN, from the coding sequence TTGAATACACCAAAGAAACCGACCACAACGCGTCGTAAACCTTCAGCAAATTCTGGTCGTAAAGCCGGGCCGGCAAGAGGACGAAAAACGCCGACGAAAAAAACAGCGAAGCAGACATCATGGCTGAAAAAGCTGTGGGGTATAGGTTGGAAGCTCGGTATTGTGTTTATTGCTTTGATGGTTGCTGCAGGCTTCTATCTTAATGGCATTGTGACTGAGCGCTTTGCCGGTCAATTATTTAAGTTACCCACCGTCGTTTATGCCCGAGTAATGAATCTCGAGCCGGGGAGTAGCCAAACCATTACTCAAGTTCGTCAAGAATTGGATGTTCTCAATTATCGCAAAGTGGCAAATCCTATCCGTGAAGGTGAGTACTCAGCCTCGTCAACCAAGATCGAATTGATCCGCCGTCCATTCACGTTTGAAAATGGGCCCGAGCCGGCGCGCCATGTGATGCTGTACTTTGATAATTCTGGTTTGCAGCGTATTCAATCTTTAGATTCGAAAGCCGATCTCGGTTTCTTACGCATTGAACCTAAGATGCTAGGGATGTTAGAAGCGCAAAAACAAGAAACGCGTTTATTCTTAAAGTTGGATCAATTCCCGCCTGAAATGGTAGAAGCCTTGATTTCAACCGAAGACCGTCATTTTTACGAGCATGGCGGCGTCTCTCCCGTGGCGATTGCACGCGCTTTTTTAGTGAACTTAAAAGCGGGTCGTGCGGTGCAAGGTGGCAGTACGCTAACTCAGCAATTGGCTAAGAACTTATTTTTAAGCAGTGAAAAGACCTTATGGCGTAAGTTTAAAGAAGCCTATATTGCCATTATTTTGGATTATCGTTTTAGTAAAGATCGCATTTTAGAAGCTTACCTAAACGAGGTGTATTTAGGGCAAAACGGTGGTGAAGCGATCCACGGTTTTGCGCTGGCCTCACGTTATTATTTTGGTCAGCCAATTCAAGAATTGCGCATTGATCAACTGGCGATGCTGGTGGGTATGGTGAAAGGGCCGTCGTATTACAACCCAATTCGTCACCCTGAGCGAACTAAAGATCGTCGTGATCTGGTGCTGGAATTGATGATGCAGCAAAATATCTTAACCGCATCTCAGTTTGGTGAGGCGGCGAGTCGAGAATTGGATCTGCAAAAAAATCCGCACTTAGGTAAACGCCAACCTGCGTACTTTGAGCAATTGCAACGTGAACTTAAAGATAAAGTGGGCGATAAGTTTAAATCGGATACCGGGTTACGTTTATTCACGACCTTAGATCCTGTTTCTCAGGCTTATTTAGAACAAGCGGTCAATAAAACGCTGCCGCAATTAGAGCAACGTTCGGGTAAAGGTTTGCAAACCGCCGTGGTGGCAGTGGATCGTCATACGGGTGAAATTCGCGCCATGATTGGTGGTCGAGACAGCGGTTTTGATGGCTTTAACCGTGCACTGAGTGCTAGCCGTCAAATTGGCTCCTTGGTGAAGCCATCTGTGTATCTGACCGCATTAGAGCAACCGGAGAAATACAATCTAGGCACTACGATTCAAGATAAACCGATCACGCTAAAAAATGAGCAAGGACAAACGTGGTCGCCGCAAAACTATGATCGCAAATTCCGTGGCGAAGTGCCTTTGTATCAAGCGATGGCAAAATCGTTGAACGTGCCGACGGTGAATTTAGGCATGCAGCTCGGCATTCCGGCGGTGATGGAAACCTTGACTAAGCTTGGCATAGATAAGCAAGAGATCCGTCCTGTACCGTCTATGTTCTTAGGTTCATTTTCATTGACGCCGTACCAAGTGTCACAAATGTTCCAAACCATTACCAACTCAGGTAAGCGTGCACCATTAACCGCCCTGCGTACCGTGATGGATGTGGATGGCAATGTACTGTACGAAAGCATTCCGCGTGCCTCGCAGCAAGTACCACAACAAGCAGCTTGGCTAACCACTTACATCATGAAAAAAGTGGTGACAGAAGGCACTAGCCGTTCGCTGCAAGGTAAATACGGGTGGGCGACATTGGCGGCGAAAACAGGAACCAGTAATGACAGCCGTGATAGTTGGTTTGTGGGTGTTGATGGCCGTGAGGTCGTTACGATTTGGACAGGGCGTGATGACAACAAGCCGACCAAATTAACCGGAGCAAGTGGCTCATTACAAACTTACGCTAATTACTTGGCACAGCGTGCGCCGGAGCGTCTCACTTTGCCTTGGCCAAGAGAAATCAGTACGGCCAAATTCGATCAAACTCAGGCGGGTGGTTATGTAGAAGACTTCTGTGGTGGGGATATTGAATTACCTCAGTGGGATCCAAAAGGCTTACTCAAACAAAAAGATTGCAGCAATAACCCAGTCGGCTGGTTTAAGTCCTTGTTTAATTAA
- the hrpB gene encoding ATP-dependent helicase HrpB codes for MSQQLPIQSVMTDLMAAIRSNNQVILKAAPGAGKSTYLPKALLQASVETSGIRGRIIMMEPRRLAARNIAQYLASQLGEKVGETVGFRVRGESKVSGKTRLEIVTEGVMARMIQSDPELNGIDMVIFDEFHERSIHADTALAFCLEVQQALRDDLHLLVMSATLDQIALQGLLPQASYIESQGRGFPIEYHYAPLQPNQHLVPRLTQLIPNWLTKESGSMLVFLPGTREIRQLAEKLESLSLPNVDICPLYGQLDYKAQQQAIAPAVLGRRKVVLATNIAETSLTIEGIRIVVDSGLERLASFDPKTGITKLDKTMIAQSSAEQRAGRAGRLETGVCVRLYSEEALKRQPLQPSAEILRSDLTRLQMELLQWGAHDVNALSWLDTPPQSNLQQAQGLLKQLGLINEQGQLTGLAQSSQHLGVDPRFAAMLMRAKGLSESYFHTACAVLAMLEEPEKNSADLRHDWYRWQQGLHPKTSLLLRRSQQIAQACGEGFQIGQVKDDLLASCAALAFPDRIAQYRHQSRHAQQNQLLLANGHGAQIDEQSPLVHLNSSPDDLLVAIEVMRTAHSSSSQIFRAVSLNLSEFERLFCDQIEIKDSVDWHEQKGQIMAERQRCFGALVLTREPIHDLDMTMKQKALLNYIGRKGLDILPWNETSRNLLIRMKNAEEWLPEYEWPGASDDILLANLEQWLEPYMVGIDSIAKLKTLDMHQVLSAYLGWPLNQQIDEWLPTHYRLPTGTKKAIRYQQGAEPVLSVRMQEVFGESDSPLIAQGRKKLVLELLSPAQRPLQVTQDLAGFWQGSYKEVQKEMKGRYPKHIWPDDPANHVATSKTKRHFSS; via the coding sequence TTGTCACAACAGCTTCCTATTCAATCGGTAATGACGGATCTTATGGCGGCGATACGCTCAAATAATCAAGTCATCTTAAAAGCTGCGCCGGGTGCGGGTAAATCCACTTATTTACCGAAAGCATTGTTGCAAGCATCGGTTGAGACCAGTGGCATTCGCGGCAGAATCATCATGATGGAACCGAGGCGATTAGCGGCGCGTAATATTGCCCAATATTTGGCTAGCCAACTCGGAGAAAAAGTCGGGGAAACCGTGGGCTTTCGTGTGCGTGGTGAGTCTAAGGTGAGTGGGAAGACTCGGTTAGAAATTGTCACCGAAGGGGTGATGGCGCGCATGATCCAGTCCGATCCGGAATTAAACGGGATCGATATGGTGATCTTTGATGAATTTCATGAACGCAGTATTCATGCCGATACCGCATTGGCGTTTTGCTTAGAAGTGCAGCAAGCGTTGCGGGATGATTTACACCTGCTTGTGATGTCGGCCACCTTAGATCAAATCGCGCTGCAAGGCTTATTGCCGCAAGCGAGTTATATTGAATCGCAAGGGCGTGGCTTTCCTATCGAATATCATTATGCGCCTTTGCAGCCCAACCAACATCTCGTGCCTAGACTGACGCAGTTAATTCCCAACTGGCTAACAAAAGAATCAGGCTCGATGTTGGTGTTCTTGCCCGGCACTCGCGAGATTCGTCAGTTGGCAGAAAAGCTGGAATCCTTATCTTTACCTAATGTCGACATTTGCCCTTTGTATGGTCAGCTTGATTACAAAGCTCAGCAGCAGGCCATTGCGCCAGCAGTCTTAGGGCGACGTAAAGTGGTGCTAGCGACCAATATTGCCGAAACCAGTTTAACCATTGAAGGGATTCGAATCGTGGTGGATTCTGGCTTAGAGCGATTGGCCAGTTTTGATCCCAAAACCGGTATAACCAAGCTAGACAAAACCATGATAGCCCAGTCATCAGCCGAGCAACGCGCGGGTCGTGCTGGGCGTTTAGAAACGGGTGTATGCGTGCGTTTATATAGCGAAGAGGCGTTAAAACGTCAGCCATTACAACCCAGTGCTGAAATTTTACGTAGTGATCTGACTCGCTTACAAATGGAGCTACTGCAATGGGGCGCTCATGATGTTAATGCGTTATCTTGGCTCGATACGCCCCCACAATCGAATTTACAACAAGCACAAGGGTTGCTCAAACAACTGGGATTGATTAACGAGCAAGGGCAGTTAACCGGCTTGGCACAGTCTAGTCAGCATTTGGGCGTCGACCCTCGTTTTGCTGCCATGTTAATGCGAGCGAAAGGCTTATCTGAATCTTACTTTCATACCGCATGCGCTGTTTTAGCCATGCTGGAAGAGCCGGAAAAGAACAGCGCAGATTTACGTCACGATTGGTACCGCTGGCAGCAAGGTTTACATCCTAAAACTTCATTATTGTTACGTCGTAGTCAGCAAATTGCACAGGCTTGTGGTGAGGGTTTTCAAATCGGGCAAGTGAAGGACGATTTGCTTGCTAGCTGTGCGGCATTGGCTTTTCCGGATCGAATTGCTCAATATCGGCATCAATCCCGTCATGCTCAGCAAAATCAGTTGTTATTGGCAAATGGCCACGGCGCGCAAATTGATGAGCAGAGTCCGTTGGTTCATTTGAATTCATCGCCTGATGATTTGCTGGTGGCGATTGAGGTAATGCGTACCGCTCATTCGAGTTCTAGTCAGATTTTTCGCGCGGTCAGTTTGAATTTGTCTGAATTTGAACGTTTGTTCTGTGATCAAATCGAAATTAAAGATAGTGTCGATTGGCATGAACAAAAAGGCCAAATCATGGCAGAACGTCAGCGTTGCTTCGGTGCATTAGTGTTAACGCGTGAGCCTATTCATGATCTCGACATGACAATGAAACAAAAAGCGCTGCTTAACTATATTGGGCGTAAAGGATTAGATATTCTGCCCTGGAATGAAACCAGTCGTAATTTATTGATTCGAATGAAAAATGCTGAAGAGTGGCTGCCGGAATATGAATGGCCTGGGGCGAGTGATGACATTCTTTTAGCAAATCTCGAACAATGGCTTGAACCTTACATGGTAGGAATAGATAGCATAGCGAAATTGAAAACGCTCGACATGCATCAAGTGCTGTCGGCGTATTTGGGTTGGCCGTTGAATCAACAGATAGATGAATGGCTACCGACGCATTATCGGCTGCCTACCGGCACTAAGAAGGCGATTCGTTACCAGCAAGGTGCGGAGCCGGTGTTGTCGGTACGAATGCAGGAAGTGTTTGGCGAATCCGATTCACCGCTGATTGCACAAGGACGTAAAAAATTGGTGTTAGAGTTACTCTCTCCCGCGCAACGTCCGTTGCAAGTAACGCAAGATTTGGCTGGCTTTTGGCAAGGTTCATATAAAGAAGTGCAAAAAGAAATGAAAGGTCGATACCCTAAACATATTTGGCCTGATGATCCGGCCAATCATGTGGCGACCAGTAAAACTAAGCGACATTTTTCATCGTAA
- the sfsA gene encoding DNA/RNA nuclease SfsA, whose translation MIFSPPLQPATLIKRYKRFLTDVTLPNGEVKTMHCANTGAMTGCADVGNQIWYSTSDNLKRKYPNSWELSVNPQGDMICINTARANALVVEAIEKQRIAELTGYDVLRTEVKYGNENSRIDILLQDDNRSDCYIEVKSVTLLQPEYGAGQGFFPDAVTTRGQKHLRELIEMVEQGHRAVLFFAVLHTGIEKVSAAHHIDADYSQLLKQAKEAGVEVICYQADISPQQIELRAAIEFID comes from the coding sequence ATGATTTTTTCACCACCGCTGCAACCTGCCACTTTGATCAAACGTTATAAACGCTTCCTTACTGATGTGACTTTGCCGAATGGCGAGGTAAAAACCATGCATTGTGCGAACACGGGTGCGATGACAGGATGCGCCGACGTTGGCAATCAAATTTGGTATTCAACCTCAGATAACCTCAAGCGCAAATACCCTAATAGTTGGGAGCTGTCGGTCAACCCGCAAGGTGACATGATTTGTATCAACACCGCCCGCGCCAATGCCCTTGTGGTCGAAGCCATCGAAAAACAACGCATTGCAGAACTAACCGGGTACGATGTATTACGCACGGAAGTGAAATATGGCAATGAAAACAGCCGCATTGATATTTTACTGCAAGACGATAATCGCTCTGATTGCTACATCGAAGTCAAAAGCGTCACCTTGCTGCAACCCGAATACGGCGCAGGACAAGGCTTTTTCCCAGATGCCGTCACCACTCGCGGACAAAAACATTTGCGCGAATTGATAGAAATGGTTGAGCAAGGTCACAGAGCAGTACTTTTTTTTGCTGTTTTACACACAGGTATTGAAAAAGTCTCTGCCGCTCACCATATAGATGCAGATTATTCACAACTTTTAAAGCAGGCCAAAGAAGCCGGTGTCGAGGTGATTTGCTACCAAGCGGATATATCACCGCAACAAATAGAATTACGCGCAGCCATTGAGTTTATTGACTAA
- the dksA gene encoding RNA polymerase-binding protein DksA has translation MPELNKKKTLGILAIAGVEPYQEKSGEEYMSPEQMAHFTKILKAWRDQLHEEVNRTMSHMKDEAANFPDPVDRASQEEEFSLELRNRDRERRLIKKIEKTLMKIEDDDFGFCESCGIEIGIRRLEARPTADLCIDCKTLAELKEKQMQG, from the coding sequence ATGCCAGAACTAAACAAGAAAAAAACGCTAGGCATTCTAGCCATTGCGGGTGTTGAGCCATACCAGGAAAAATCCGGTGAAGAATACATGTCACCAGAGCAAATGGCTCACTTTACAAAAATTTTAAAAGCATGGCGTGACCAGCTTCATGAAGAAGTAAACCGCACCATGAGCCACATGAAAGACGAAGCAGCGAACTTCCCAGATCCAGTTGACCGTGCGTCACAAGAAGAAGAGTTCAGCTTAGAGTTGCGTAACCGTGACCGTGAACGTCGTCTTATCAAAAAAATCGAAAAAACTTTGATGAAAATTGAAGATGACGATTTTGGTTTCTGTGAATCTTGCGGCATCGAAATCGGTATTCGCCGCCTTGAAGCAAGACCAACTGCAGACCTTTGCATCGACTGTAAAACCCTTGCTGAGCTGAAAGAAAAGCAAATGCAAGGCTAA
- the gluQRS gene encoding tRNA glutamyl-Q(34) synthetase GluQRS yields MSNPQGSQTHHSNYVGRFAPSPSGPLHFGSLVAALGSYFQTKSQQGQWLVRIEDLDPPREMPGAAKMILETLDAHGLVWDQTVVYQSQRHALYQEQIETWLRSERAYYCQCTRKQIKQGGGFYLGTCRNKALTDGAQCSVRLKVDDPIAFFDDEKHGRIEIPAQLAQEDFIIKRRDGLFAYNLAVVLDDIDQGVTQVVRGADLIEPTGRQINLYRYLEQPEVSYIHLPLALDQHGNKLSKQNHAPAVDNKRPKHTIMQAMRFLGFTLPDDFESASVEQMLHWGVKNWHLDLLPNSLSRHSAF; encoded by the coding sequence ATGTCGAATCCACAAGGATCGCAAACTCACCATTCCAATTACGTTGGCCGTTTTGCGCCCTCGCCTTCTGGCCCATTGCACTTTGGCTCTCTAGTCGCCGCATTGGGAAGCTATTTCCAAACCAAGTCTCAACAAGGCCAATGGCTCGTCCGCATTGAAGATCTCGATCCGCCGCGTGAAATGCCGGGGGCTGCCAAGATGATTTTAGAGACTTTAGACGCTCACGGACTGGTTTGGGATCAAACCGTGGTTTACCAAAGCCAACGTCACGCTTTATATCAAGAGCAAATTGAGACCTGGTTGCGCTCTGAACGTGCCTATTATTGCCAATGCACGCGCAAGCAAATCAAACAAGGCGGTGGATTTTATCTTGGTACCTGCCGAAACAAAGCGCTAACCGATGGTGCTCAATGCTCGGTGCGATTAAAAGTGGACGATCCTATTGCTTTTTTTGACGATGAAAAACATGGTCGTATTGAGATCCCAGCTCAACTGGCACAAGAAGATTTCATCATCAAGCGTCGTGATGGCCTATTTGCTTATAACCTAGCCGTGGTGCTCGATGATATTGACCAAGGTGTGACTCAAGTGGTGCGTGGCGCCGATCTGATTGAACCCACCGGGCGACAAATCAATTTATATCGTTATTTAGAGCAACCTGAAGTGAGCTACATTCATTTACCCTTGGCGTTAGACCAGCATGGCAATAAATTATCTAAACAAAATCATGCCCCAGCGGTAGATAATAAGCGCCCTAAGCACACCATTATGCAGGCGATGCGCTTTCTCGGCTTTACCTTACCTGACGATTTTGAGTCCGCTTCCGTTGAGCAAATGTTGCACTGGGGAGTGAAAAATTGGCACTTAGATTTGTTGCCAAATTCACTCAGCCGACATTCAGCATTCTAA
- the pcnB gene encoding polynucleotide adenylyltransferase PcnB: MFSNTKSDQSNVAQNRSHGDVNLNIITRQEHTISRAHISDNALKVLYRLNKHGYDAFLVGGGVRDLLLDKEPKDFDIATNATPEQIKQLFRNCRLIGRRFRLAHIMFGREIIEVATFRGHHQEPEKNQSAQSKEGMLLRDNVYGTVEEDAERRDFTINAMYYNIADFSIHDYANGVADLKAGVIRMIGDPETRYREDPVRMIRAIRFAAKLNMTIEPNTAAPIKELVHLMSGVPGARLFEESLKLLQSGQGWATYLLLREYNLFSCLFPTVAQYFTPEQNSDVEKMAEIVLKSTDKRINEGKRINPAFMFAAFLWYPLQYRAKELAEARKLNHYDAIMMASNDILDEQVRHLAIPRRHSATIRDIWQLQLRLTRRSGKRAFQMLELNKFRAGFDMLEMRGKVEGGQAKELATWWQEFQDAPSVHRQNMVQSVGSEKPSGRRRKRPHSKRKSSKPKAKE, encoded by the coding sequence CTGTTTAGCAACACAAAATCAGACCAATCGAACGTGGCGCAGAATCGTTCACATGGAGACGTTAATCTGAATATCATCACTCGCCAAGAGCATACTATTTCTCGTGCTCATATCAGTGACAATGCGCTGAAAGTACTCTATCGACTTAATAAGCATGGCTACGATGCCTTTTTAGTAGGTGGTGGCGTGCGTGATTTATTACTCGACAAAGAGCCTAAAGACTTTGATATCGCCACCAATGCGACACCCGAGCAGATCAAACAGCTGTTCCGTAACTGTCGTTTAATTGGCCGTCGCTTTCGTTTGGCTCATATCATGTTTGGTCGTGAGATCATCGAAGTCGCCACATTCCGCGGTCATCATCAAGAACCAGAAAAAAATCAGTCAGCCCAATCGAAAGAAGGCATGCTACTGCGTGATAATGTTTATGGCACCGTCGAAGAAGATGCTGAGCGCCGCGATTTCACCATCAATGCCATGTATTACAACATTGCTGATTTCAGTATTCACGATTACGCCAATGGCGTCGCCGATCTTAAAGCGGGCGTGATCCGCATGATTGGTGATCCGGAAACGCGCTATCGTGAAGATCCGGTTCGCATGATCCGTGCCATTCGCTTTGCGGCTAAGCTGAATATGACGATTGAGCCTAATACTGCTGCTCCAATCAAAGAGCTGGTACATTTAATGTCCGGTGTACCAGGCGCGCGTTTATTTGAAGAATCGTTGAAGCTACTGCAATCCGGTCAAGGTTGGGCAACCTATCTGTTATTGCGTGAATACAATCTGTTTTCATGCCTATTTCCAACCGTGGCACAATACTTCACACCAGAGCAAAATTCTGATGTCGAGAAGATGGCCGAAATCGTATTGAAATCGACCGATAAACGCATTAATGAAGGCAAACGCATCAACCCAGCCTTCATGTTTGCCGCCTTTTTATGGTACCCATTGCAATATCGCGCCAAAGAATTGGCCGAAGCGCGTAAGTTGAATCACTACGACGCCATCATGATGGCCAGCAACGATATTTTAGATGAACAAGTCCGTCACTTGGCGATTCCACGTCGTCATAGCGCCACTATTCGTGATATTTGGCAACTGCAACTGCGCCTAACTCGTCGCAGTGGCAAGCGTGCATTCCAAATGCTGGAGTTAAATAAATTCCGCGCCGGCTTTGATATGTTAGAAATGCGCGGCAAGGTAGAAGGCGGTCAAGCGAAAGAGTTGGCAACATGGTGGCAAGAATTCCAAGATGCGCCATCGGTTCACCGTCAAAATATGGTGCAATCGGTAGGCTCTGAAAAGCCAAGCGGCCGACGTCGTAAACGCCCACACTCTAAGCGTAAAAGTAGTAAACCAAAGGCCAAAGAATGA
- the folK gene encoding 2-amino-4-hydroxy-6-hydroxymethyldihydropteridine diphosphokinase: protein MITAYIAIGSNLSDPVAQARKAIEALRHHPHITLIACSSLYSSTPMGPQDQPDYINAVAEIQTQLSPLELLDCTQAIELEQGRVRKEERWGPRSLDLDIVLYGDKVIDNERLTVPHYGMKVREFVVYPLYEIAPNLSLPDGTELKSLVDTVDRNGLSIWQA from the coding sequence ATGATCACTGCATACATTGCGATTGGCAGTAATTTGTCTGATCCCGTCGCTCAAGCACGGAAAGCTATTGAAGCTTTGCGTCATCATCCCCATATTACGCTTATCGCTTGCTCATCGCTGTACTCCAGCACGCCGATGGGCCCCCAAGATCAGCCCGACTACATTAACGCCGTGGCTGAAATTCAAACCCAATTATCGCCTTTAGAATTACTCGATTGCACCCAGGCGATCGAGCTTGAACAAGGGCGTGTGCGTAAAGAAGAACGTTGGGGTCCAAGAAGTTTGGATCTCGATATTGTGCTTTACGGCGATAAAGTGATCGATAACGAACGCTTAACAGTACCGCATTACGGTATGAAAGTTCGCGAGTTCGTGGTTTATCCTTTATACGAAATCGCACCTAATTTATCCCTACCCGATGGGACAGAGCTCAAATCTTTAGTCGACACCGTTGACCGTAATGGGCTCTCTATTTGGCAAGCATAA